The genomic window CAAGAGTGATTCAATGTACATGGTTCATGGCAACAAATAATTGCAAAATTAATCACCATTTCGAAAGTAAATCCCAAACAACTCAACTGCTCAAGCAAATAAGCTTCGAATCTTACCCCAATACTCATTGGAATTGTTGGCTCTATTATCAGCTTCATTTTCTTGTCTCAAAGCTTCTGGAAGAGCTTTCATGTGCGTTTCTAGTTCAGCTTTCCAACTGATCAGCTGTGTACGGAGATCGTCTGCATCTTCTCGGATGTGAATTTCTTCGTCCGCAATCTCATCAAGTCTCTTTTTCAATGCTTCCCTCTCTGCAGCAAGACTGCTTGCATTGTGGATAAGATCTCCGTAATGGTTCTTGAGGTCAGAAATtccttttttcttatcttcaaTGGAATATTTCAGTGCACTTGTCCTATCAATTTGGTGCTCGTACAATGGGTAGTTGGACACTAGACTATCAAAATTGTCAATGTAAGCTTGAATGATTTGTAACTGCTGAGAATTTAGGAGATCGCTTTTCTTTAGATTCTTCATTGTAGCTAGCAACAGGAGGCCATCAGGTGATCTTGCTACTTCCGTCAGGGGTTTCAATaagattttctttatcaaaccCATAGAGTAGACATGACTCTCGGGGCTCCCAACATCAGACTCATAAGATTCAGCATGTGTATTTGCACTTGATTCAGGCTGCGAAGAAGACACAGGACATGGTCTGACCAATTGTTCCATGGTAGCAAATAGAGACTCGATTCCTGTAATTGT from Populus trichocarpa isolate Nisqually-1 chromosome 5, P.trichocarpa_v4.1, whole genome shotgun sequence includes these protein-coding regions:
- the LOC7479132 gene encoding uncharacterized protein LOC7479132, which codes for MTASSSQQKNIVLVSPPSAGEQSLASTSASSTNETSTQKLASHTSSRETSETITGIESLFATMEQLVRPCPVSSSQPESSANTHAESYESDVGSPESHVYSMGLIKKILLKPLTEVARSPDGLLLLATMKNLKKSDLLNSQQLQIIQAYIDNFDSLVSNYPLYEHQIDRTSALKYSIEDKKKGISDLKNHYGDLIHNASSLAAEREALKKRLDEIADEEIHIREDADDLRTQLISWKAELETHMKALPEALRQENEADNRANNSNEYWGKIRSLFA